AGAGAAAGAATTTCTTGAAGAGGTTAAAAAAATAAGCTCTCTTAAAGAGCTTGAGGTCTTAAGAGCGAAATATCTGGGGCGCAAAGGGGTTTTAAGTGGATTTTTCTCCAGATTTTCCCAAGTGGATGTTTCGCAGAGAGCAATTTTGGGTGAAGTACTCAATAGTTTTAAGGAGAGGGTACAAAGTGTAATAAAGGATATAGAGGAGAGATTAGAAAGAACCGCTCAAGAAGGAGGAGAGCTTGACGTTACTCTTCCTGGAGTTTCTTTTAACAGAGGAGTAAAGCATATTCTGACCCAGACGATAGAAAGTATTTTATCCATTTTTGAAACCCTCGGCTTTGTGGTTGTCGAGGGCTCGGAAATAGAGACTGAATACTATAATTTTACGGCACTGAATATTCCCCCCGAGCATCCAGCTACAGAAGCCTTTCATACTTTTTATTTGAGTACCGAAGCCACTACCACTAAGAATCGCGGTTTGGAAGAACTAAAATGCTCTCCCGGAAGATATTTATTGAGAAGTCAGACCTCTACCCTTCAAGTGCGTATTATGGAACAATTTAAACCTCCGTTAAGGGTGGTTTCTCCGGGAAGGGTTTACCGTCCGGACGCAACCGATGCAAGTCACTCTTTCATGTTTCACCAGATTGAAGGTTTTGCTGTAGGGGAGAAAGTCAAATTCTCTGATCTTAAAGGAACTCTTTTTGCCTTTGCTCAAAGATTTTTTGGTAAAGAGATCAAGATGCGTTTTAGACCGCATCATTTTCCTTTTACCGAACCATCAGTAGAGGTAGACATATCTTGTATAATCTGTAAAGGTAAAGGCTGTAGTGTTTGCGGCAGGAAAGGATGGCTTGAAATTTTAGGAGCGGGGATGGTTCATCCCCGCGTGTTTTATTCTGCGGGATATCCTTCAGGGAAATACAGGGGTTTTGCCTTTGGCATGGGAGTAGAACGAATTGCTATGCTTAAATATGGTATTGATGACATCCGTTTATTCTTTGAGAATGACTTGAGATTCCTGAGGCAGTTTTGAATCGCTAATTGGTGATTTTAATATTTATTTAACCATATAACTAATCAAGCGGATGAAGGTAACCTATAATTGGCTTAAAGATTTCGTAGAGATAAGAACTACCCCCCAGTCATTAGCGGAAAAACTTACAATGGCAGGGTTGGAAGTAGTTTCTTTGGAAGAAGTTGATAAAGATTGGGTGTTGGAGATAGAGGTTACTACCAATCGTCCTGACTGGTTAAGTATTATAGGGATTGCCCGCGAAGTTTCGGCAATTACTGGAGGTAAATTTAAAGTCTCCTCAATAAAGAACACCACCTGCCATTTACCCCTTACCCGATTACCTTTTGAAATTAAAATTGAAGATAAAAAAGGTTGCCCACGGTACATTGGGAGGGTGATTGAGAATGTGGAGATAAAACCATCTCCTTCTTGGCTACAGAAAAGGCTTACGGCAGTAGGGTTAAGGCCGATTAACAATGTTGTAGACATTACCAATTATTGTCTTTTTGAAACTGGTCAACCAATGCATGCCTTTGATTATGAGAAAATTGAAAATCAGACGATCATTGTCCGTAAGGCAAAAGATAAGGAGTCTATTGTTACTATTGACGGTGAAGAACGCAAACTGGACAGTTCGATGCTTATCATTGCCGATAAAATAAAACCCATCGCCATTGCCGGAATTATGGGAGGTAAAAATACTGAGGTAAGCGAATTTACAAAAACGGTTCTTTTAGAAAGTGCTTATTTCGACCCGCTTACCATAAGAGGTGCTTCCCAAAAATTGGGATTAGTTACTGAGTCTTCATATCGTTTTGAGAGAAAAGTGGATTTAGACACCGTTTTAAATGCTTCTTTGCGTGCGCTGGAGTTGTTTGAAAAATATGCTTCTTTTAAGAAAAAGATTCTGGTGAGCAAAATAAAAGACGTAGGTTCTAAAAAAGATAAAGAAAAAACAATTTCGTTAAATACTGAAGAGGTTAATAAATTTTTAGGAGAGAAAATCTCTTCTTCTCACATTGAGAAGATTTTAAAGAGGCTTGGTTTCTCAGTAAAAAGGAAAAAAGATTTATTTGAAATAAAGCCCCCTTTCTTTCGTAGAGATATTGTAATCGAAGAAGATTTAATGGAGGAGATTGCCCGCATTTATGGGTATGATAAATTTCCTTTGACCCTTCCACAGGAAGAAATTTCTCAAGCTATTCCCCCTGCGCCTTTATATAAGACCAAGATGATATTTTATGAGATATTAACCGGGTTAGGCTTTAGCGAAGTAATTACCTATAGTTTGGTAGGGAAGAATCTGTTAGCAAAAGTAAATCTCTCTGATGAAAAGGAATGGGTAAAGGTTCTTAATCCTTTGAGTAAAGAACAGGAGTTTTTGCGCCCCACACTCCTTGCCAGTATTTTAGAGGTTATTGCCCACAATTTAAAATATCAGACAGAGAACCTCAAGATTTTTGAATGGGGGAAAATTTACTTCCATAAAGAACTACCTCAGGAAATTCCTTATTTGGGAATTTGTCTTAGCGGAAAAACTTCCTTGGGCTGGTTAAAAAAAGAAGAAGAATTAAGTTTTTATGATTTAAAAGGAGTGGTGGAATTAGTTTTAGGGCACTTGGGAATAAAGAAGGTTAATTTTCTTAAAAAAGAAAGTTCTTATTTAGAAAAGGGTTATTCTGCAGAGATAGCATTTGGAGAAGAATCTCTTGGTTTTTTAGGGAAGGTTAAAGAAGATATCCAGAGGCAATTTGATTTGCCCACAGAGGTCTATTGGGCAGAATTGGATTTAAATAAAGTGGTTTTTTTCTCCTCTTTTGAGAAAAGGTATGTAAGCTTGCCAAAATTTCCTTTTGTTTTAAGAGATATCTCTTTCTTGGTAAAGGAAGACATCGCCTACGAGAAAATTGAAGGATTTTTGAAAAATTTCCCTTGCGCTTTAATTAAAGAGATAACTTTGATTGATGTTTATAAAGGAGCAAATATCCCTCTTGGCAAAAAAAGCCTTACCTTCTCTTTAAAATTTCAGTCAGAACAACGCACCTTGCGTGATGAAGAAGTAGAGGAATCTCTGGTTAAGCTTCGTAAGGGGTTAGAAGAAGAGTTTCAAGCTGAACTCCGCTAAGGTTACAAAAGTTACAAAATTAAATCAAATTTGTAACCAGCTTTGTTCTAAGGATTAAATTTCGCTTTTAGTTTATCAATATTTGACTGGAGATTAGCGCGCCTCTTTAGGTCTTTAAACCAAATTTCAAAATGTTCCTGTTGTTTCTTGGATAAGGTTTTTTCGCGGAAAGCCTCTTTATCTTTCTCAAAATCCTCTTCTTTTACGGAAATTTTTTCCTCAAGACGCAAAATCACAAAACCTCTTTCTGTTTTAACTATTGAGGTAGCGACTTGATTAGGATTTAGAGAGAAGCCAGTCTCTGTAAATTCCTCGGATTTACCAATTCCAGGGATGTAACTGGTGCGGGTGATAAGTTCGGTAGAGACAGGAGTTAAATTGAGTTCTTTCGCTACCTCATCCCAATTTCTTGTTTTTAATTCTTCTAAGACCTTCTCCGCTTTTTCCTTTGCCATGAGGTTTGCTTTTTCTTTCTTTAATAATTCTTCAACCTTATCTTTTACTTCATTAAATTCAGGGACATAAGGAGGTTTCTTTTCTTTTACTTTCAAAAAGAGATACCCATTTTTAATCTCAATGGGGTCGGATATTTCTCCTGGCTTCAGCCTAAATGCGTAGTTATAGAATTTTAAGTTAAAACCTATTTCCGGAAGAACTGTGTCTAAGGAAAAATAATCGGTTACTTTGAACAAAACCCCATATTTCTTTGCCAATTCTTCTAAGTTTGCCTGAGGGGTGAGTTTTCCTATAAGCTCATTCCTAATTTCTTCCACTTTATCCATCACTCTTTGGCTGGTTAATCGGGTTTTGATTTTGCCTTTTGTCTCCTCCGTAAGCACTGGCTCGGGAACTGCTTGAGGAGTTTCTTGTTGGCTTTGCGGGGTAGGGGGGAGGGCAAATTCCTCTTTGTGGCTTTCAAAATATTCCTTAATCTCTTCTTCAGAAATGTTTATTTCTTTCTCTAACATCAACGGGTCTATGAAAATATATTCTACTTTTACCGTCTCGGGTTTGCGTAAGAAATCTTTGTTTAAGGTGTAATAGTCAAGAAGTTCTTTCTCGTCCTTTATCTCTACTTTCTCCAGGAAATCTTTTGTCTCAATAATAAAATAGGAAAATTTTGCCTTTTCATTTTCCTTCACATATTCTTCCTTTAATTCTTCTTCCGAAAGTTTTACCTCGTTATAAATTTTTTCTACTAACTTAGAAATTTTTAAAGAAGCGCGCATTTCTTCTTCAAACCTTAAAGGATTTGTGCGCAGGTAATATTTTAAAACCCACTCATAAATTTGAGGGTCGAATTTACCATCTTTTTGAAAAAGAGGAAGATTTCTTAAACGTTCAATTAATTCTTCGTCTTTTACTTTAATCTTTTGTCTCTTTGCCTCTTCTAAAAGCATCAGCCTATCCCAGGCTTGGCTGTCCAAATCAAGGTATTGGGCAATCTGGTCAAAGAGTTTTCCGTAGATAAGGATTGCTTGATTTCTCACAGCTTCCCAACTTTCCAGGTATTTTTCTAAACTTATTTTGCGGTTAAATACTTTACCCGCTTGTCCCTGAGCGCGTTCACGGAGCATTGCCCCTCCGCCCCAGAGCACAAATGCCGGAATGAGAATGATGGCTAAAATCCACATTACTGCCTTTACATTTTCTTTCTTGCGCATTGCCTTTAACATTGAGACTCCTTTCTTTTTTAAAAGTTTGGTTTTAAACATCATACTACATAATGTTTTCTTGTGCAAATAAAAAAGGTTGAAAATTGTCTTTAGGTAGAATATAATACCCTAAAATTACAAAAAGGAGAAGAGATGGCAGAAGATATTCAGAGCTTATTAAAAAAGATTCAGGAAGAGGGGATTAAGGAAGCGGAAGAGAAAGCAACTGCGATTGAGAGAGAAGCAAAGCGACGTGCTGAAGAGATTTTAAAGAGTGCAAGAGAAGAGGCGGAGAAGTTAATCAAAGAGGCAAAGGCAAAAATTCTCCAAGAAGAAGCCTATACTAAAACTTTGCTTCAACAAGCAAGTCGCGACACTCTCCTGGTTATTAAAAAAGAGATTAATACCCTACTTCAGAAAATAATTCTTTTAGAAATTCGAGAGATATTTAAGCCAGAAGAGTTAAGCAGAATTATCTCAACCCTCGTAAAAGAATACAAGGGCGATCCGACCCAAGAGATAACTGTTTTACTCAAAAGAGAGGATGCAGATAATATTAGGAATCACTATCTGAACAAACTTAAAGAAGAGGTAAAAAGGGGTATATTGGTGAAGCAATCCGATGAACTTACAGGCGGGTTTCTTATTAGTTATGATGGTGGAAAATCATATTTTGATTTTAGCGATAGAGCTTTAGCAGAATACATTGGTAACTATTTAAAACCACGATTAAAAGATTTACTTAGCGATGTGGTCAAGGAGTCCTGAAATATGCCACGTTACTACACCTATCTTATTTCCAGCCTCCCTTTTCTTAAATTTGACAAAGAACCTCCTTTTAGTTTCTTGAGATTTTTAGATAAGTGTATGGATTTTATCAGTGAGGAGGAACTGGTGCTGATGAAGACTATCCCTGAGAAAGAGCCCGAGATTCCCCAGATAAAACAGAAGACTTTAAAGAGATGGTTTAATTTTGATTTTGCCTTAAGAAATGAATTGATAAAACAGAGGGCATTGATTAGGAATAAGGAGCCGTATAAATATTTAAGAAAGACAGAAGAGAATTTATCTCTTTACTCTCTCCAAATCATTAATCAAGCCGTTAAGAATCCTTCCCCACTTGAAGCAGAAAAGATGCTTGATAGGCTAAGATGGGATTTTCTTGAAGAATTAGAAGCCAGACACTTCTTTGATTTTGATTTTTTGGTTGTCTATGGCATTAAACTTTCTATCCTTGAGCGTTGGGACAGAATACAAAAAGCAGACAAGGAAGCTCTTTTAGAGCATTTGGTTAATTAAGATGACAAGAAAAGGCAGGATTGTAAAAATAAGTGGGAGTATGATAGCGGTAGAGTTTAAAGAATTTGTTTTACAGAATGAAGTCGCTTACATTATTCATGGAGAAGAGAGACTTAAATCCGAGGTAATCAGGATTAGAGGTAATATTGCTGAACTTCAGGTTTATGAGAATACCGATGGCGTAAAAGTGGGAGACAGTGTAGAGTTTACTGGTGAGCTTCTTTCCGTAGAGCTTGGGCCAGGTTTACTCGGGCAAATTTTTGATGGTCTGCAAAATCCGCTTACTCTTTTGGCAGAACGCTTTGGTTTCTTCTTAAAGCGCGGAGCATACCTTAAAGCCCTTTCCGAGGAAAGCTTATGGGAATTTACTCCCTTGGTAAAAAAAGGGGACAAGGTAAAAGCAGGAGATAAATTGGGTTTTGTTCCCGAGAAGATATTCAAGCATTATATTATGGTTCCCTTTGCTTTTAGTGGCGTTTTTGAAATAGAGAGTATTGTTGAGAAAGGCAGTTACAATTTAAGACAACCAATTGCCCATTTAAAAGATAAAGAACAACGGACTCAGGAAGTTTTTCTTAAGCAATCCTGGCCAGTGAAGATTCCCATTAGAGCATATCGGGAGAGACTTTTACCGGAGAAAACTCTGGTGACCAAAATGCGCCTTATTGATTCGCTCTTTCCTGTGGCTTTAGGAGGAACCTATTGTATCCCTGGTCCTTTTGGTTCGGGTAAGACGGTTTTACAACAGCTAATCAGTAGACACGCAGAAGTAGATATCGTAATCATTGCCGCCTGTGGAGAACGGGCAGGAGAGGTGGTGGAAACCTTAAAGACTTTTCCCCAGATTACTGACCCGCGCACAGCAAGACCGTTAAGCGACCGTACAGTGATTATCTGCAACACCAGTTCCATGCCCGTGGCTTCCCGGGAATCAAGCGTCTACACTGCGGTTACCATTGCCGAATATTATCGGCAGATGGGGCTTAATGTTTTACTCCTTGCAGATTCCACTTCCCGCTGGGCGCAGGCAATGCGTGAGATTTCTGGAAGGCTTGAAGAAATTCCTGGTGAAGAGGCTTTTCCTGCTTATTTGGAATCGCGCATCGCTTCCTTTTACGAACGCGCAGGAAGTGTAAGGTTAAATGACGGAACAGTTGCTTCTGTAACCATTGGAGGAACAGTTAGCCCTGCGGGAGGGAATTTTGAAGAACCGGTTACGCAGGCAACCTTAAAGGTTGTAGGAGCATTTTTGGGACTTTCCCGTGAACGTGCGGAAGCAAGAAAATATCCCGCGATAGACCCTTTAATCAGCTGGTCGAAATATAAGAGTTTTATCGATGAAGATAAAGTCCGCTACCTGCATACGGTTTTGCGTCGAGCCAACGAAATTTCCCAGATGATGAAAGTAGTAGGCGAGGAGGGGATTACGCTTGAAGATTATGTAGATTCTTTAAAGGGAGAGTTTTTTGACTTTGTTTATCTTCAGCAGAATGCCTTTGACCCAATAGATGAAGCCACTCCTCAGGAAAGGCAAAAACATGTTTTTGATTTTATCTATCACAAGGTTATAAAAGAAGATTTTGCTCTCCAAGATAAAGAACAGGCGTTAAAATTCTTCCAAAAATTAAGACAACTCTTTAAGAGTTGGAATTCAGAAGCCTGGCAAAGCGAAGGTTTTGTAAGTCTGGAGAAAGAAATTAAGATATTCTTGGATGAGAAGAAGAGAGTAAAGAGTAATCATGTATAAGGTCTATACAGAGATTTTGGAGATTGCTGGAGATGTAATCACGGTTGAGGCCGAGAATGTGGGTTATGCGGAGATAGCCGAGGTAATCTCCAGTCTCGGGACATCTCTTGCTCAAGTGATTCGTTTGGAGGGAAATAAGGTTTTTCTTCAGGTTTTTGCCGGTAGCAAAGGCATCTCCACGGGAGACAAGGTTAGATTTTTAGGCCATCCCTTGCGTGTGGCAAGTGGAGAGGCGCTCTTGGGAAGAATTTTTAATGGCACAGGGCTACCCCGAGATAAAGGCCCGAGTCTTTCTGAACAGGTGGTAGAGATTGGTGGGCCTCCGGTTAATCCCGTGAAAAGATTGATTCCCCATAAGCTGGTGCATACTGGCATTCCTTTGATAGACCTTTTTAATTCTTTGGTAGAATCGCAGAAGATTCCCATCTTTTCTATTCCCGGTGAACCCTACAATGAACTCTTGGCGCGCATTGCAGTACAGGCGGAGATGGATATAATTATTCTCGGGGGAATGGGACTTAAGTATGACGACTATCTTTTTTTCCGCAACATTCTTGAGGAGAAAAATGCTTTTGGAAGAACGGTATTCTTTGTGCATACCGCCTCCGACCCTATCGTAGAATGTTTATTGGTTCCGGACATAAGCGTAGCGGTTGCCGAGGATTTTGCGTTGAAAGGAAAGCGAGTTTTGGTTCTGCTTACAGATATGACCAATTTTTGTGACGCTTTAAAAGAAATTTCCATTACCATGGAACAGATTCCTTCCAATCGCGGTTATCCCGGAGATTTATACACCCAGTTAGCAAAAAGATATGAAAAAGCAGTAGATTTTGAAGGAGCAGGCTCCATCACCATCATTTCCGTTACCACCATGCCCGGCGATGATGTTACCCATCCCATTCCCGATAACACCGGTTACATTACCGAAGGGCAGTTTTATCTTAAGAATAAAGCGATTGAGCCCTTTGGTTCTTTAAGCAGATTGAGACAACAGGTAAATGCCACCACCCGTTCCGACCATCGCACCTTAATGGATACCATGATTCAATTGTTTGCGCAATACCGAGAAACTTTAGAAAAACGGGCGATGGGATTTAAGATGACCGATTGGGATAAAAAACTTTTGCGTTACGGAGCGATGTTTGAAAAAAGGATGATGTCTTTGGAAGTAAACCTTCCGCTTAAAGAAGCGCTTGATTTAGGCTGGCAGATTTTGGCAGATTGTTTTAAGCCCGAAGAAACAGGGATAAAGCTCAGCCTCATTGAAGAGTACTGGCCTAAAAAGTAGTCAAGGGGCAAGAATAAGAGCATGAAGATAAGATTAACACGTGATGAATTAAAACGACAGCGCGATGCTTTAAGCCGTTTTCAGAGATACCTTCCCATTCTGGAAGTAAAAAAGAAACAATTACAGATGGAAATCTTACACCAAGAACTCTTGCTGGAAAGAAAGAGAGAAGAAGCTAAAAAAAAGAAAGAGCAAATCTTGAACTGGGCAGGCCTTTTGGCAGATAGCGGGCTTGATTTAAAACCCTGGATTTTACCGCAAAAAAGACTCTACACCACCAAAAACATTGCGGGCATAGACATTCCTTACCTTGAGAAATTGGAATTTAGTCCCGTTGATTATGATTTGTTTCTCGTTCCTTTATGGGTAGATTATGCCCTTGATGCTTTGAAGGAATGGGTTTCTTTAAGAGCAGAAGTTGCCAACTTAGAAGAGATAATCGCCATTCTAAAGGAAGAGTTACGCATTACTACCCAGAGGGTAAATCTCTTTGAGAAGATAAAAATTCCCCAAGCCGAAGAGGCAATACGCGTCATCAAAATATACTTGGGAGACCAGATGGCAAATGCGGTGGCAAGAAGTAAATTGGCAAAGAAGAAACTTGAGGAATACGAGGAGGCAGTCATTCGATGATTGTTCCCATGAAAAAAATAACGGTGATTGTCCAAGCAAAGGATAAGAAGGCCTTGGTTGAAGAATTGGGAAGACTTGGGCTGTTGCACATAGAGCATATCCAGACTCCTTCAGGCAGAGACTTGAATTTGATTAAAGAGGAAATTCAGCAGGTAGAAGAGGCGATGAGGATTCTTAACTCTCTTGTCTCTTCTAGTAACGGTTTTTTAGCTAAAGAAGAGGATTTGGGAGATTTTAAGAATTTTACTCTCCAAATTTTAGATTTAGCAAAGAGGATGAAAGAGTTAGAGAGTGATAACCGCGAGCTTGAAATTCGGATAAACGAGTGGAAAGAGTGGGGAGATTTTGACCCTCAGGCAGTTAAAGCACTGCACGAAGAAAACATTTCGGTCAAATTCTATAAAATTCCTCTTAAGGATTTGAAAAATCTTCCCTCCGATATTGTGGTAAAAGAAATTTCCAGACGCCGAGGTTTGGCGAATTGCATAGTGATTTCGCGCAGGGAAATAAATCTTTCCTTCTGGGAGATGCCTCTTCCTGAGATGGGATTAGAAGCAATGGAGCAAAGGTGGCGGGAGACAAAACAGCTCATTTCTTCTTTAGAGGAAGATTTAAAAGAAAAAAGTATTTTTTTACCCCTTTTAGAAAAGAAGAGGCGGAGTTTGGCAAAAGAAAAAGAGTTTCTTGAGGTAATAGATGGTATGGGTGAAACAACCGCCCTTAGTTATCTGCGGGGATACATTCCTTCTGAGGAAACAGAGCGTTTTTCCCGCGTGGCGCATCAAGCGGGATGGGGTTTAGTAATAGAGGACCCCGCTTTTAATGATAATGTTCCCACCCTTTTACGCAATCCGCGCTGGGTGCAGATATTGGCTCCCATTTTTCGCGTATTGGAAATTTTTCCTGGCTATCGCGAATTGGATATCAGCATCTGGTTTTTGATTTTTCTTTCTCTCTTTTTTGGGATACTCATTGGGGACGCAGGTTATGGAGTAATTTATCTTCTTCTGGCTTTTTTAGTAAAGAAGCGCTGGAGATACAGGGTAAGCGATAAATCGGTTTTTCCGCTGGTTTATCTTTTAAGCATCTCGGCAATCATCTGGGGTGTTTTGAGTGGAACAATCTTTGGCCAGGAATGGCATGCTCATTTTGTTAAACCCCTTATGCCCTTTTT
This genomic stretch from Candidatus Omnitrophota bacterium harbors:
- the pheS gene encoding phenylalanine--tRNA ligase subunit alpha, translating into MQEEIKEIEKEFLEEVKKISSLKELEVLRAKYLGRKGVLSGFFSRFSQVDVSQRAILGEVLNSFKERVQSVIKDIEERLERTAQEGGELDVTLPGVSFNRGVKHILTQTIESILSIFETLGFVVVEGSEIETEYYNFTALNIPPEHPATEAFHTFYLSTEATTTKNRGLEELKCSPGRYLLRSQTSTLQVRIMEQFKPPLRVVSPGRVYRPDATDASHSFMFHQIEGFAVGEKVKFSDLKGTLFAFAQRFFGKEIKMRFRPHHFPFTEPSVEVDISCIICKGKGCSVCGRKGWLEILGAGMVHPRVFYSAGYPSGKYRGFAFGMGVERIAMLKYGIDDIRLFFENDLRFLRQF
- the pheT gene encoding phenylalanine--tRNA ligase subunit beta — translated: MKVTYNWLKDFVEIRTTPQSLAEKLTMAGLEVVSLEEVDKDWVLEIEVTTNRPDWLSIIGIAREVSAITGGKFKVSSIKNTTCHLPLTRLPFEIKIEDKKGCPRYIGRVIENVEIKPSPSWLQKRLTAVGLRPINNVVDITNYCLFETGQPMHAFDYEKIENQTIIVRKAKDKESIVTIDGEERKLDSSMLIIADKIKPIAIAGIMGGKNTEVSEFTKTVLLESAYFDPLTIRGASQKLGLVTESSYRFERKVDLDTVLNASLRALELFEKYASFKKKILVSKIKDVGSKKDKEKTISLNTEEVNKFLGEKISSSHIEKILKRLGFSVKRKKDLFEIKPPFFRRDIVIEEDLMEEIARIYGYDKFPLTLPQEEISQAIPPAPLYKTKMIFYEILTGLGFSEVITYSLVGKNLLAKVNLSDEKEWVKVLNPLSKEQEFLRPTLLASILEVIAHNLKYQTENLKIFEWGKIYFHKELPQEIPYLGICLSGKTSLGWLKKEEELSFYDLKGVVELVLGHLGIKKVNFLKKESSYLEKGYSAEIAFGEESLGFLGKVKEDIQRQFDLPTEVYWAELDLNKVVFFSSFEKRYVSLPKFPFVLRDISFLVKEDIAYEKIEGFLKNFPCALIKEITLIDVYKGANIPLGKKSLTFSLKFQSEQRTLRDEEVEESLVKLRKGLEEEFQAELR
- a CDS encoding V-type ATP synthase subunit A; this encodes MTRKGRIVKISGSMIAVEFKEFVLQNEVAYIIHGEERLKSEVIRIRGNIAELQVYENTDGVKVGDSVEFTGELLSVELGPGLLGQIFDGLQNPLTLLAERFGFFLKRGAYLKALSEESLWEFTPLVKKGDKVKAGDKLGFVPEKIFKHYIMVPFAFSGVFEIESIVEKGSYNLRQPIAHLKDKEQRTQEVFLKQSWPVKIPIRAYRERLLPEKTLVTKMRLIDSLFPVALGGTYCIPGPFGSGKTVLQQLISRHAEVDIVIIAACGERAGEVVETLKTFPQITDPRTARPLSDRTVIICNTSSMPVASRESSVYTAVTIAEYYRQMGLNVLLLADSTSRWAQAMREISGRLEEIPGEEAFPAYLESRIASFYERAGSVRLNDGTVASVTIGGTVSPAGGNFEEPVTQATLKVVGAFLGLSRERAEARKYPAIDPLISWSKYKSFIDEDKVRYLHTVLRRANEISQMMKVVGEEGITLEDYVDSLKGEFFDFVYLQQNAFDPIDEATPQERQKHVFDFIYHKVIKEDFALQDKEQALKFFQKLRQLFKSWNSEAWQSEGFVSLEKEIKIFLDEKKRVKSNHV
- a CDS encoding DUF2764 domain-containing protein; amino-acid sequence: MPRYYTYLISSLPFLKFDKEPPFSFLRFLDKCMDFISEEELVLMKTIPEKEPEIPQIKQKTLKRWFNFDFALRNELIKQRALIRNKEPYKYLRKTEENLSLYSLQIINQAVKNPSPLEAEKMLDRLRWDFLEELEARHFFDFDFLVVYGIKLSILERWDRIQKADKEALLEHLVN
- a CDS encoding V-type ATP synthase subunit D; protein product: MKIRLTRDELKRQRDALSRFQRYLPILEVKKKQLQMEILHQELLLERKREEAKKKKEQILNWAGLLADSGLDLKPWILPQKRLYTTKNIAGIDIPYLEKLEFSPVDYDLFLVPLWVDYALDALKEWVSLRAEVANLEEIIAILKEELRITTQRVNLFEKIKIPQAEEAIRVIKIYLGDQMANAVARSKLAKKKLEEYEEAVIR
- a CDS encoding V-type ATP synthase subunit B, translated to MYKVYTEILEIAGDVITVEAENVGYAEIAEVISSLGTSLAQVIRLEGNKVFLQVFAGSKGISTGDKVRFLGHPLRVASGEALLGRIFNGTGLPRDKGPSLSEQVVEIGGPPVNPVKRLIPHKLVHTGIPLIDLFNSLVESQKIPIFSIPGEPYNELLARIAVQAEMDIIILGGMGLKYDDYLFFRNILEEKNAFGRTVFFVHTASDPIVECLLVPDISVAVAEDFALKGKRVLVLLTDMTNFCDALKEISITMEQIPSNRGYPGDLYTQLAKRYEKAVDFEGAGSITIISVTTMPGDDVTHPIPDNTGYITEGQFYLKNKAIEPFGSLSRLRQQVNATTRSDHRTLMDTMIQLFAQYRETLEKRAMGFKMTDWDKKLLRYGAMFEKRMMSLEVNLPLKEALDLGWQILADCFKPEETGIKLSLIEEYWPKK
- a CDS encoding SurA N-terminal domain-containing protein — protein: MLKAMRKKENVKAVMWILAIILIPAFVLWGGGAMLRERAQGQAGKVFNRKISLEKYLESWEAVRNQAILIYGKLFDQIAQYLDLDSQAWDRLMLLEEAKRQKIKVKDEELIERLRNLPLFQKDGKFDPQIYEWVLKYYLRTNPLRFEEEMRASLKISKLVEKIYNEVKLSEEELKEEYVKENEKAKFSYFIIETKDFLEKVEIKDEKELLDYYTLNKDFLRKPETVKVEYIFIDPLMLEKEINISEEEIKEYFESHKEEFALPPTPQSQQETPQAVPEPVLTEETKGKIKTRLTSQRVMDKVEEIRNELIGKLTPQANLEELAKKYGVLFKVTDYFSLDTVLPEIGFNLKFYNYAFRLKPGEISDPIEIKNGYLFLKVKEKKPPYVPEFNEVKDKVEELLKKEKANLMAKEKAEKVLEELKTRNWDEVAKELNLTPVSTELITRTSYIPGIGKSEEFTETGFSLNPNQVATSIVKTERGFVILRLEEKISVKEEDFEKDKEAFREKTLSKKQQEHFEIWFKDLKRRANLQSNIDKLKAKFNP